AGATTTGTTTTATCACCCAACCACGGGTAAAAAAGTGTCCATAATTCCTCTGGTGTTTAACAGAACCCACAGTGCGTAGGACAGTTGCATGTTGGGAGTAAGGGCACGAAATCTCGAGGTAGAAAAAACAATGAGCGATGGACACCTGACGAGGTGACCATACTGCTTAAAGGTATCCGTAGATATGGTGAGGGGAAATGGACAAAAGTGAAGAAATGGTACTTCAGAAAATCGGTTCGAACGGCAGTACATCTGAAGGTACATGACCTCTTTGATTCAAGTAGTTTCCATATAAATCATGAAGGATTATGTTCCATATAATACTTTTATCGAGCCTATTGGATTTATTAGATTGATACTGTTTGGAGTTTTCTTATGGGCTAGTTTGGATGCAACTAAGTAGATTCTTCCTTGTCTATGACAACTAGGAAATGCTTTTTTGATAGGCAATAGAACATCCATTACATATTTATGTATTTTGAAATGTCAATATAAATATTCCATGATATGTAATATGTGCTTTTCTGTTTGTGAGTTTTTATAACTGTGTGAATCAAGGTGGAGTTCGGCGATATTTTGCCTGTAAATACTAGATacatttacatatttgagtttctTTTTTGGATGGGAGGTGCATTTGTAAGTTTGCTGGCACACGTTAATGGATCACATTGTTTGATCGATGGTGCAGGATAAGTGGAGAAACCTACGCAAAGCTTGTGGAGGTCAGGTGTACCTCTCAAAAGGTCGTTTTCTCTCTCAAGGCAGCTGATTTTACATGCCCAGGCTACCTCATTATCTTACATCCATATTTATTTTGGTACAGTGGAAGACACAAAATACTATGTTCCAGCCGTTGGACGAAGATTTGGTGTGACAGATCAGAAAGCTAGCTAGGTCATAGCCGGATAACTGTTCAGCCTTTAGGCCGGTCCCATGGTCATCTGTTAATAGTCGTACATAAATTTGTCATGTCACTGAGATAATCTTTAGATGAAAAAATATTTAACATAGTGGATCGTACTTTTACTGACACCATCTTAGTCTATTTGGAACATGAGTGAGAAATTTAGTGGTTTGTTAATTGGTTTGTGTTAATGATTGATTCGCCACCAATCTTACGACCTAACGAGGGGTCCTCAAGAACAATAGAGAGAGGCGGTGCCCGAAAATATCTCGCCAGAATGGAGACATTACTCTTATAAAGGATGTAGGAGTACCCATCTCCTGGGGGTATCGACGCTCGTGAGTGCCCTCTGCGCCGCCTATTACACATGCGCCTCGCCCCGATGCCTGTCCGACGCGCTCCAAGCCATTCGATTTCCCGGAGCGCTCCGCACCCAGTCGATTTCCTTGGGAGTCCATGACGTCTCGATCGCGGGCATGCAAGGGGCCACCTTTCTGTTGTGGTTTTCGTTGCGCCTACGTGCACCGTATCATGTGTTGCTCCGCATGCGTCAGGTGAGGCTGGGTTGGCCTGTGAGCGTCCGCATGCGCCAGCTAAACCAGGTTGGTCATCCACCGGGTGAGGGCATGTCGGCCGCCAGGTCGGCCTGTTTCCTTTTCTAGGTGGTGGGGTCTGATGGGGGCGCTGCTCGTTTGGATGCGGAGGGGCATTATCTGCCCGACCTCATGCCCTCATGTTTTGGTTCCTGTGGGGCGCTTTCACCCATTGGTCTCATCCCAGTGTGAAGGGCTTTGGCTACCTGGTCTCTTGTCATCGCGCCCCTGTCCGAATGGCCCTCACGGCCGTCTGGCTTTGCCGTCGTGGCCCCTGGCTGGATGGCCCTCATGGTTGGCTTGCATGTTTTGGTCCTTATGGGGCGCTTTCACCTATTGGTATCGTTCGGATGCAGAGGTACTTTGGCTACCCGGCCTCTTGTCGTCACGACACCTTGTTGGATGATGTGTTTTGGAATGTGTGCATGAATTTTGGACACCGTGGTCTAGCCGACTGGCTTAttctgtgtgcgtgtgtgttgcATGTGCCCTCTGATCGTGCTCTTCCCCTAGACTGGCCGATCATTTTGCTCTGCCCCGTTTTCTTTATGTCCTGCCGGGTGGGTGTCGGGTTGTGGCACGACCTCTTGCCGTCGCGGCTCAGGGCCGGATGGCGTGTTTTGGAATGTCTGTCCAGCTTCTCGACAATCTGGTCTGGCCGCCTAGTGCGTTCTGTGTACATGTGATGCACGTGCTCTCCGATCGCACCCTTCACCGGTCTGAGAATTATCTAGTCGGTTCGCTTGATTTCGCTTTGCTCATGTGGTTCCTATTATGAGTATATTCGGTTCGCTTGATTTCGCTTTGCTCATGTGGTTCCTATTATGAGTATATGCCTCGTTTGGGGTTTCGGCTATAATAAAGTGTCATGTTGTTGTT
This DNA window, taken from Triticum aestivum cultivar Chinese Spring chromosome 1D, IWGSC CS RefSeq v2.1, whole genome shotgun sequence, encodes the following:
- the LOC123180688 gene encoding uncharacterized protein, which produces MWLDPLISFCMCFQAEITRKKYYGATSSIEEYFHFVYGDDATEINLSLRGFLPKDNWTKRPRGPRKKRKFPSNPQCVGQLHVGSKGTKSRGRKNNERWTPDEVTILLKGIRRYGEGKWTKVKKWYFRKSVRTAVHLKDKWRNLRKACGGQVYLSKVEDTKYYVPAVGRRFGVTDQKAS